The genomic stretch TTTACTACTGGAGTTCAAAATATATTTGCGTAATTTTGCAAGTAAGAAAATGTTAGTGCGCATACGCATTTAGTAAATTTCGTATGCGCACTGAACTATTTTATCAAAATAAAAATCTTATGAAAATATTCACGTATGTATTAATTGTAATTGCAGCACTACTTTGTATTTACAATGCCACAAAACTAGATTTTGAAAATTTGTTACAAGGCGAAAGTGTTGTAGCACTCATTGGTATTGTAGCATCATTATGTGCTGTGTTAATTTTACTGATTTTTATGACTTCTAGAAAGATTCAGGATAAAGTAAATAACCAAAAGTAATGTTTGATGTACTTGTTATTGGCGGCGGTGTTTCTGGAATGCAATGCGCGCTTGTGCTTGGTTCTGCAAAGGGAAAACCATTTGCTGCTGATAAAGACATAGGTATTATTTTGCATCAAAGAGCATCACATTTACAGAATGCTTTGTTTAATAATGTACTAGGAATTCCTGTGGGGAAAACTGCTGCGGATATTTTGGAAGAAGGTCAAATGCATTTGCAAGAAGTGTATCCACATGTAAAACAAATTGCAAATGAAAAAGTACTAGAAATTAAAGGCGAAGCTGGTAATTTTGAAATTATTACTACCAAAAATATTTACGTTAGTAAAGTTGTTGTGATTGCGCTAAATTATTCAAAACCATTCACTATTGATGGTTTGGACGAATTTGTTGCATCACATCCGAGAGCAGCCGCAAAAAAAGATAGAATTTATCTTAAAAACGAAGATCATTTGGTAAAAGATGGTTTGTATGTGTGCGGAACTATTGCCGGTTGGCGAAGTCAATTCGCAATTGCAGCAGGAAGCGGCGCGCAAGTTGCTACGGATATTTTAACACTTTGGAATGATGGAATTCACACGAAGATTCATGATAAAGTATGAATTAAATTGATTGAAAGATTGAAAAGAGTAAAGATCGCTCCGCTTTTAGAATAAAGAGCAAAGACTTGATCTTAACTGATTCATATTTAGTTTTTTATTTTAAAATTTAAAGAAACAAGCTAACAAAACGCCGCAATAAAAGTCATTTTCAAATTAAAAAATCTTCAAATCTTCAAATTGAAAAGAGCAAAGACTTAATTGTAACTAATTGATATTTAGTTTTTTATTCTCGAATTCAAAGAAACAAACTAACAAAACGCCGCAATAAAAGTCATTTTCAAATTAAAAAATCTTCAAATTTTCAAATTGATACATTGCTAGATTAATACATTAAAAAATTAATTCCCGTGTAGTTCAATAACTTTCTCAATCATCTCGTCATTTTTGTTCAACTCTTGTTGATAACCGTTGACACCAAATAATTGCTCAATAAAAACTGCTTTGATATGTCTTTTCATTTGTGCAGCGTACTTTTCAATGTAGATCCGTTGTCCGCGTTTTTCACTTAAATAATCTGTATATTCTATTAGCAAATCATCACTTACGTTGAATTTGTTCATGAATTCTTCAAATGACATATTACTATATATTGCTCTGTCTTTATCTAGTTTATCGAATACAAAATCATCAATAAAACCGACCATTTTTGAGCGCAATCCTCTTTCGAGAGATAATTCTTCTGGCGAACGCGCTAACGGCACAAATACATCTGGAATAATTCCGCCGCCGCCATACACAATTTTACCCTTTGGAGTTTTAAACTTTAACGAATCGGCAACTTTAATGCTGTCCATTGATTTCAATTCTCCCGATTTGAATCTGTCATAATAATCGTCAAAATAATCTTTATTTCCTTTTTTATACGAACGCTGAATAGATCGTCCTGTTGGTGTATAATATCTTGAGATTGTTAATCGTACAACAGAACCATCGCCAAGTGGCATTGGACGTTGTACTAATCCTTTTCCAAACGATCTTCTTCCAACAATTACACCTTTGTCATTGTCTTGCAACGCGCCTGCAATAATTTCACTGGCAGAAGCTGATTTTTCATTAATTAAGACATAAATTTCGCCATCTTCAAATTCGCCTTCATCCGTAGCAAAGTATTTGTCAATTTCTCCTTTTTTATTTTTGGTGAACAGAATTAGTTTTCCATCTTTCAAAAATTCGTCCGCAATACTGCGTGTTACATCTAAAATTCCGCCTGGATTATTTCGTAAATCAAGTGTTAAATTTTTAGCACCTTTTTGTTTTAAGATTGCTAATGCTTCTACAAATTCGTCATAACTAGTTTCTGCAAAACGATTGATTTTTATATAGCCTAAATCGTCTGTCAACATATAATATGCCACCACACTTTTGATTGGAACTTTTGCTCTTTTTAGATTGATATTGAATTCTTCGTTTGTTTGCTTGCGATATATTTTCAGGTTTACAGACGTATTTTCTGTTCCTTTGAGTTTTGAAATGATATCAGTATTTCGCATATTTTTTCCATACAACGTATCAGTATCTGCCATTAAAATTCGGT from Kordia antarctica encodes the following:
- a CDS encoding FAD-dependent oxidoreductase, which encodes MFDVLVIGGGVSGMQCALVLGSAKGKPFAADKDIGIILHQRASHLQNALFNNVLGIPVGKTAADILEEGQMHLQEVYPHVKQIANEKVLEIKGEAGNFEIITTKNIYVSKVVVIALNYSKPFTIDGLDEFVASHPRAAAKKDRIYLKNEDHLVKDGLYVCGTIAGWRSQFAIAAGSGAQVATDILTLWNDGIHTKIHDKV
- a CDS encoding S41 family peptidase, whose product is MNKTTQYLLPVIIAAAVAAGVFIGGKLNFSATPETLFSSNTSKDKLNRLIDYIDYEYVDDVDVDSIVDVTVMNILENLDPHSVYIPSEEEKRVSENMQGDFVGVGIRFDMINDTLTVVRTLEGGPSVAAGIKAGDRILMADTDTLYGKNMRNTDIISKLKGTENTSVNLKIYRKQTNEEFNINLKRAKVPIKSVVAYYMLTDDLGYIKINRFAETSYDEFVEALAILKQKGAKNLTLDLRNNPGGILDVTRSIADEFLKDGKLILFTKNKKGEIDKYFATDEGEFEDGEIYVLINEKSASASEIIAGALQDNDKGVIVGRRSFGKGLVQRPMPLGDGSVVRLTISRYYTPTGRSIQRSYKKGNKDYFDDYYDRFKSGELKSMDSIKVADSLKFKTPKGKIVYGGGGIIPDVFVPLARSPEELSLERGLRSKMVGFIDDFVFDKLDKDRAIYSNMSFEEFMNKFNVSDDLLIEYTDYLSEKRGQRIYIEKYAAQMKRHIKAVFIEQLFGVNGYQQELNKNDEMIEKVIELHGN